From the Ruminiclostridium josui JCM 17888 genome, one window contains:
- a CDS encoding aspartate aminotransferase family protein, which yields MKTNENQACEHGDSVFPDSDNQRLYELNNRYSCTCDESKMYNRFMVPVKAEGMWVWGMNDDEPYLDLIMGYSSINFGHKCPEIEKIVIEALESVVHIHSFHTQSQIELSYYLSRKLSEEFIYKVYYNLGGSNVVCDAIRLCRQFTGRQKIVTFDGAYHGSNYASGAVTDDSFLNPDQYGNNPLKKDVVRVPFPNMNRGINTDFCIDKLEEALKSSDKPAGLIIEPVQGANGFIIPDNQFIRAVRELTLKYDVVMVDDEIQVGVGRAGYLYSIHNWGVTPDIALLSKSLAGSYYPLSAVIAKEEIFNAVSPKRTAFQATFNNSPIGTYIALRTLEYAEKNSIFENVKPLGELLLDQLSFLNEISWIDNLRGIGLAIAFDVIDKTTKQPDRVLAKEFVEYAFYNHILIYPSGVNQNVIKIAPPLNITKQDIEKIVNCLKRCIYKFNRDS from the coding sequence ATGAAAACAAACGAAAATCAAGCGTGTGAACACGGAGATTCAGTCTTTCCTGATAGCGATAACCAACGTCTTTATGAATTAAACAACAGATATTCGTGTACCTGTGATGAATCAAAAATGTATAATCGTTTTATGGTTCCTGTTAAAGCTGAGGGAATGTGGGTTTGGGGTATGAACGATGACGAACCGTACCTAGACTTAATCATGGGCTATAGCTCAATAAATTTTGGACATAAATGCCCGGAAATTGAGAAAATTGTAATAGAAGCACTTGAATCTGTTGTCCACATTCATTCCTTTCATACTCAGTCTCAAATAGAGCTATCGTATTACTTGAGCCGAAAGCTTTCAGAAGAATTCATATACAAGGTATATTATAATCTTGGTGGGAGCAATGTAGTTTGTGACGCTATCAGATTATGTCGCCAGTTTACCGGTAGACAAAAAATTGTGACTTTTGATGGTGCTTATCATGGTTCCAACTATGCTTCGGGAGCCGTTACTGATGATAGTTTCCTTAATCCGGATCAATATGGGAATAATCCGTTAAAAAAGGATGTGGTACGGGTTCCTTTTCCTAATATGAACAGAGGCATTAATACAGATTTTTGTATTGATAAATTGGAGGAGGCACTTAAAAGTTCCGATAAACCGGCAGGTCTCATTATTGAACCTGTTCAAGGGGCGAATGGATTTATTATTCCTGATAATCAATTTATACGAGCGGTACGTGAATTAACGTTAAAATATGACGTAGTTATGGTAGATGATGAAATACAGGTTGGAGTTGGAAGGGCGGGATACCTTTACAGCATTCATAACTGGGGAGTAACTCCAGACATTGCATTGCTTTCCAAGTCACTGGCAGGTAGTTACTATCCACTTAGTGCAGTAATAGCAAAAGAAGAGATATTTAATGCTGTATCACCAAAAAGAACAGCTTTTCAGGCTACTTTTAATAATAGTCCTATTGGTACATACATAGCCTTAAGAACGCTAGAATATGCTGAAAAAAATAGTATTTTTGAAAACGTAAAGCCATTAGGAGAATTATTATTAGACCAGTTAAGTTTTCTAAATGAAATATCCTGGATTGATAATTTGCGTGGCATTGGTTTAGCCATTGCTTTTGATGTGATTGATAAAACTACAAAACAGCCGGATAGAGTATTAGCAAAGGAATTTGTCGAGTATGCCTTTTATAACCACATACTTATATATCCTTCAGGAGTCAACCAAAATGTTATTAAAATTGCACCTCCACTAAATATTACCAAACAAGATATAGAGAAAATTGTTAACTGTTTAAAAAGGTGTATTTATAAATTTAATAGGGATAGCTAG
- a CDS encoding tautomerase family protein, which yields MPYINVKVGGPLTREQRKTIAKEFCGTLARVAGKNIATIYTVFDEVDRDYWAVGEDLLTDKDAKAK from the coding sequence ATGCCTTATATTAATGTAAAAGTTGGCGGGCCGCTAACAAGGGAACAAAGAAAAACAATTGCCAAAGAATTTTGTGGAACATTAGCAAGAGTGGCTGGAAAGAATATAGCAACTATATATACTGTTTTTGATGAGGTAGATAGGGATTATTGGGCAGTTGGTGAAGATTTATTAACTGATAAAGATGCCAAAGCAAAATGA
- a CDS encoding tautomerase family protein, which yields MPYINVKVGGPLTREQRKTIAKEFCGTLARVAGKNIATIYTVFDEVDRDYWAVGEDLLTDKDAKAK from the coding sequence ATGCCTTATATTAATGTGAAAGTTGGCGGGCCGCTAACAAGGGAACAAAGAAAAACAATTGCCAAAGAATTTTGTGGAACATTAGCAAGAGTGGCTGGAAAGAATATAGCAACTATATATACTGTTTTTGATGAGGTAGATAGGGATTATTGGGCAGTTGGTGAAGATTTATTAACTGATAAAGATGCGAAAGCAAAATAA
- a CDS encoding class I SAM-dependent methyltransferase yields MIEKKMNATATALFVAYLRGYHATCDSPKIFDDNLAFQIIGKDVCTYYEQQYTNPRILWFLEHLGFPGATQITDKASALAMAMQGYSPLSLPVSRARFTEDKLEQAVEQGVRQYVILGAGLDTFAFRRSSMLKNLQVFEVDHPDMQEYKRQRIEELGWNIPEQLHFVPIDFMKESLNTALAKSSYDPQAPSFFSWLGVTYFLPRDTVYNTLSGIAKIAPAGSTIVFDYVHEDIFNPEKTSEVVQIGLRIRQQQGEPWITGFKPSEITKELESIGLNVRENLAPHDIQQKFFQERADRYCAYEHAHFISAITK; encoded by the coding sequence TTGATAGAAAAGAAAATGAATGCAACGGCAACAGCTCTATTTGTGGCTTATTTGCGTGGCTATCATGCTACATGTGATTCACCAAAGATATTTGATGATAATCTGGCTTTTCAAATAATAGGGAAAGATGTATGTACATACTACGAGCAACAATATACAAATCCTCGGATTCTTTGGTTTTTAGAGCATTTAGGCTTCCCGGGTGCTACACAGATTACCGATAAGGCATCTGCGTTGGCTATGGCTATGCAGGGTTACTCGCCTTTATCCCTTCCGGTAAGCCGGGCGCGGTTTACAGAAGACAAGCTTGAGCAAGCTGTGGAACAAGGTGTACGTCAATACGTAATTTTAGGTGCTGGATTGGATACATTTGCTTTCCGGAGGTCATCAATGTTAAAAAACTTACAGGTATTTGAGGTTGATCATCCGGACATGCAGGAATATAAGCGCCAGCGTATTGAAGAATTGGGTTGGAATATACCTGAACAACTACATTTTGTTCCCATTGATTTTATGAAAGAAAGTCTGAATACAGCTCTTGCTAAATCTTCATATGACCCTCAGGCTCCAAGTTTTTTTAGCTGGTTGGGTGTGACATACTTCTTGCCCCGTGATACAGTGTATAATACTTTGTCTGGCATTGCCAAGATTGCACCGGCAGGTAGTACTATTGTATTTGATTATGTCCATGAAGACATATTTAATCCTGAGAAGACCTCTGAGGTTGTACAAATCGGATTGAGGATTCGTCAGCAACAAGGTGAACCTTGGATAACAGGATTTAAACCATCTGAAATTACTAAGGAACTTGAATCAATAGGTTTGAATGTTAGGGAGAATTTGGCTCCACATGATATTCAACAGAAATTTTTTCAGGAGCGCGCAGATAGATATTGTGCATATGAACATGCACATTTTATATCAGCAATAACTAAATAG
- a CDS encoding acyl-CoA dehydrogenase family protein codes for MDFNLSKEQMQLKEMVSKFVDKELIPFTAEYDRKQNPKDCIPLPIIKEAMKLGIGSAAVPEAYNGNELSNLEILTIMEELARGDAGVAYTILSMITGAKILKKFGTDEQKDKWLRRIADDKEDPFLIGLAISEPQSGCDNMSGNPNAGLLTTAELKGDNYVINGSKSFITNAGIAGIYIVWARTDKTKGAPQGGLSAFLVPADTQGLKVGKIEDKMGLRLAQQGELILDNCIVPKENLLGKEGMGFPVIMTFVENRLPAVGAISTGIAQAAFNVAYKYSKQRVQGGTQIINLQAIAHKLSNMLLMIESSRLLYQKAAFYQDSGIPSMINCQMSKVQGSETAIMVANESIQILGCYGYSREYLAEKFLRDARAFTICENGNEFMRNRIIATYQKMEEQK; via the coding sequence ATGGATTTCAATTTGTCGAAGGAACAGATGCAACTTAAAGAGATGGTAAGCAAATTTGTTGATAAGGAACTGATACCTTTTACAGCAGAGTATGATAGGAAACAAAATCCAAAGGATTGTATTCCTTTGCCGATTATAAAAGAAGCTATGAAGCTTGGAATTGGAAGTGCTGCTGTTCCAGAAGCGTATAACGGAAATGAACTGTCAAATCTCGAAATATTAACCATCATGGAAGAACTTGCTCGCGGTGACGCAGGGGTTGCATATACAATTTTGTCAATGATAACTGGTGCAAAGATATTAAAGAAGTTCGGGACAGATGAACAGAAGGATAAATGGCTAAGAAGGATTGCTGATGATAAAGAAGATCCATTTTTAATAGGTTTAGCCATATCTGAGCCTCAAAGCGGATGTGACAATATGTCAGGTAACCCCAATGCAGGGTTGCTAACGACTGCAGAATTAAAAGGTGATAATTATGTAATAAATGGTTCCAAAAGTTTTATTACAAATGCAGGTATTGCCGGTATATATATTGTCTGGGCCAGAACTGATAAAACAAAAGGTGCCCCTCAAGGAGGACTTAGTGCATTTCTAGTACCTGCAGATACACAGGGGTTAAAAGTGGGCAAAATAGAAGATAAGATGGGACTTAGGTTAGCACAACAGGGAGAATTGATTTTGGACAATTGTATAGTTCCAAAAGAAAATTTGCTTGGTAAGGAAGGAATGGGTTTTCCGGTAATCATGACATTTGTTGAGAATAGATTACCTGCTGTAGGTGCTATAAGTACTGGTATTGCACAGGCGGCTTTTAATGTTGCTTATAAGTATTCTAAACAAAGGGTTCAAGGTGGAACACAAATAATTAATCTTCAGGCTATTGCTCATAAACTGTCAAATATGCTACTAATGATAGAATCATCTAGGTTATTATACCAAAAAGCTGCTTTTTATCAGGATAGCGGTATACCAAGTATGATTAATTGCCAAATGAGTAAAGTGCAAGGTTCAGAAACGGCTATTATGGTAGCCAATGAGTCAATTCAAATTTTAGGCTGCTACGGATATTCAAGAGAGTATCTTGCGGAGAAGTTTTTAAGGGACGCAAGGGCATTTACAATTTGTGAAAATGGGAATGAATTTATGCGAAATAGAATAATTGCAACATACCAAAAAATGGAGGAACAAAAATAA
- a CDS encoding FAD-binding protein → MTGIKIETDKCTGCKLCISACPFGAITIKNMKAEILNNCTLCGACSSSCKFDALQFENEKLQVDNDITEYKGVWVFAEQKNGIPVSVVLELLGQGRKLAEQLQVPLSAVLLGENVEDAAKTLITYGADVVYLVDSPVLKHYNDEAYTDVFIQIINKYKPEIILIGGTTYGRSLAPRISSRLNTGLTADCTGLEIDKDKRLLLQTRPAFGGNIMATIVCPNQRPQMSTVRPKVMKSLEPDASRVGEIIKTDVTIPSNVKTKVTKMVSAINEKINLLEADVIVSAGRGIEDPQNMKIIEELAEVLGGAVGASRAIVDSGWIGYNHQIGQTGKVVSPKIYFACGISGAIQHLAGMSSSDVIIAVNKNPDAPIFKIANFGIVGDVLEVVPLLVKEFKSRIS, encoded by the coding sequence CTGATAAATGTACTGGGTGTAAGTTGTGTATCTCCGCATGCCCTTTTGGAGCCATTACAATCAAAAATATGAAGGCTGAGATACTTAACAACTGTACATTATGTGGAGCATGTTCATCATCATGCAAATTTGATGCATTGCAATTTGAAAATGAAAAGTTACAAGTGGATAATGATATTACTGAATACAAAGGAGTATGGGTTTTTGCAGAACAAAAAAACGGGATACCTGTAAGTGTAGTTCTGGAATTACTTGGACAAGGTAGAAAACTTGCTGAGCAGCTACAGGTTCCTTTATCTGCAGTGTTGCTAGGCGAAAATGTTGAAGATGCTGCAAAAACTCTTATTACCTACGGTGCAGATGTCGTATATTTGGTAGATAGCCCGGTATTAAAACACTATAATGATGAAGCCTACACTGATGTATTTATACAAATAATTAATAAGTACAAACCGGAAATCATTTTAATAGGAGGTACTACATACGGTCGATCTCTTGCCCCAAGAATTTCTTCAAGATTAAATACCGGGCTTACAGCCGATTGTACAGGGTTGGAGATTGATAAAGATAAGAGATTATTATTGCAAACCAGACCTGCGTTTGGCGGAAACATTATGGCAACAATTGTATGTCCTAACCAAAGACCACAGATGTCAACTGTCAGGCCTAAGGTTATGAAGTCGCTTGAGCCTGATGCATCAAGAGTCGGTGAAATAATTAAAACTGATGTAACAATACCTAGTAATGTCAAGACAAAGGTTACGAAGATGGTATCGGCAATAAATGAAAAGATTAACTTGTTGGAGGCCGATGTAATTGTTTCAGCAGGTAGAGGAATAGAAGATCCCCAAAATATGAAAATAATTGAAGAACTTGCTGAAGTATTAGGCGGAGCCGTTGGGGCTTCACGGGCAATCGTTGACAGCGGCTGGATAGGCTATAATCATCAAATCGGGCAAACTGGAAAAGTGGTTAGTCCTAAAATATATTTTGCATGTGGCATCTCAGGCGCAATACAACACCTTGCAGGTATGTCATCTTCTGATGTAATAATAGCGGTAAATAAGAATCCTGATGCTCCTATCTTTAAGATAGCGAACTTTGGTATTGTCGGAGATGTTTTAGAGGTAGTTCCATTGTTGGTAAAAGAGTTCAAATCAAGAATTAGCTAA